In Aquimarina spinulae, a single window of DNA contains:
- a CDS encoding sterol desaturase family protein produces the protein MKKLSIQTFFDYLSDIEFYIKITLACVLFQWIFVHLFGGVQLTLISKILIYWGVNLSSYYIIAFLIEKVIKKNRKLTTKLNTRVTKVKSQPYKHPPIKLFFLSLFQNLMISSGVIIILREVHREVNFVENCGWFLLSIVVTDFAFFAHHYWFLHNKNFPKLFKIHGKHHRYRDTSGFVTAYKDFADQVINFVFADMVVLILFGFDFYQLLAWTVVINLFNIEGHSAVSLFFIGSDFHDRHHTNYRGNYGIQGLWDKIFGTFISKTRKTGIFFPSNTLGKYFIKKNEKRINSIKKEKAYIGDMYKS, from the coding sequence ATGAAAAAGTTAAGTATACAAACGTTCTTTGATTATCTCTCTGATATCGAATTTTACATAAAAATCACACTTGCATGTGTGTTATTTCAATGGATATTTGTTCACCTATTCGGAGGGGTTCAACTTACGCTAATTTCTAAAATCCTTATATATTGGGGAGTAAATCTATCCTCATATTATATCATTGCTTTTTTGATAGAAAAGGTAATTAAGAAAAATCGAAAGCTCACGACAAAGCTAAATACCCGGGTGACCAAGGTAAAAAGCCAGCCTTATAAGCACCCACCAATCAAACTTTTTTTTCTATCTCTTTTTCAAAATCTTATGATTTCTAGTGGGGTGATTATCATACTTAGAGAAGTACATCGAGAGGTTAATTTTGTCGAAAACTGCGGTTGGTTCCTCCTTAGTATTGTGGTTACAGATTTTGCTTTTTTTGCGCATCACTACTGGTTCTTACACAATAAGAATTTCCCAAAATTGTTTAAAATCCATGGCAAGCATCATCGCTATAGAGATACATCGGGTTTTGTAACTGCGTATAAAGATTTTGCAGACCAGGTGATCAATTTTGTTTTTGCAGATATGGTGGTTCTCATTCTATTTGGATTTGATTTTTACCAATTACTTGCCTGGACAGTGGTTATCAACCTATTTAACATAGAAGGGCATAGCGCCGTATCCCTATTTTTTATAGGTTCTGATTTTCATGATAGGCATCACACCAATTATAGAGGTAACTATGGTATACAAGGGCTTTGGGATAAGATTTTTGGTACGTTTATAAGTAAAACAAGAAAGACTGGGATTTTCTTTCCTTCTAATACATTAGGGAAATACTTTATAAAAAAGAACGAAAAGCGTATCAATAGTATAAAAAAAGAAAAAGCATATATCGGCGATATGTATAAGAGTTGA
- a CDS encoding peptidase domain-containing ABC transporter, with translation MPKFPFYKQAESKDCGPTCIKIIAKHYGRVLNTQKLRSLSETTREGSSLLGLSDAVEEIGFRSLGVKLSLNKLDEVPLPCIVHWNKVHYVVVYKIKISRKGDMTIYVSDPAHGLITYTKDEFIKAWIGNNADENTEEGVALLVEPTPNFYSDNLDEEDQKFGFKFISKYIFKYKAFLFQLALGLGAGSLLQLITPFLTQSIVDVGIKNQDLNFVYLVLIAMLSLFIGRTLIDVLRSWILLHLSTRINISLISDFFIKLMNLPISYFDVKMTGDLLQRINDHKRIEQILTMSSLNVLFSMVNLIVFSIVLIYYSVPIFGIFAIGSTFYFAWILVFFKKRKKLDYKRFSQISEEQSKVIELVNGMQEIKLHNAEKRKRWNWEFVQAKLFRISIENLALEQYQNVGSSFINELKNILITVFSATLVIDGDITLGMMLAITAIVGQLNAPISQLINFLRELQDAQISLERLGEIHNKEDEEHPGDEKIRDISANSGFEIKNLSFRYVGADKPVLEDLNLSIPANKITAVVGVSGSGKTTLMKLLLKFYEPDEGQIYIGSHDLHNVSQKAWRDQFGVVMQEGYIFNDTIANNIAVGEDYVDKKKLAHAVDVANIKEFIESLPLSYNTKIGMEGVGLSTGQKQRLFIARSVYKNPKYLFFDEATSALDANNEKVIMEKLDTFFKDKTVMVIAHRLSTVKNAHQIVVLDKGKIVEVGNHESLIKEKGNYYHLVKNQLELGK, from the coding sequence ATGCCTAAATTTCCATTTTACAAACAAGCAGAGTCGAAAGATTGTGGACCTACTTGTATTAAGATTATCGCAAAACATTATGGAAGAGTTCTCAATACTCAAAAACTTAGATCATTAAGTGAAACCACCAGGGAAGGAAGTTCTCTTTTGGGACTTAGCGATGCGGTAGAGGAAATAGGCTTTAGATCCCTGGGTGTAAAACTATCGCTAAACAAATTAGACGAGGTACCTCTACCCTGTATTGTACACTGGAACAAGGTACACTATGTGGTTGTCTATAAAATCAAAATCTCGCGCAAAGGTGATATGACTATTTATGTCTCTGATCCTGCTCATGGATTGATTACCTATACAAAAGATGAATTTATAAAAGCATGGATCGGTAATAACGCCGACGAAAACACAGAAGAAGGTGTTGCTCTGCTGGTAGAACCTACTCCTAATTTTTATAGTGATAACCTGGATGAAGAGGATCAAAAATTTGGGTTTAAGTTTATATCTAAATACATATTTAAATACAAAGCTTTTCTTTTTCAGCTGGCATTAGGTCTGGGAGCAGGAAGTTTATTACAGCTTATTACTCCGTTTTTAACGCAGAGTATAGTCGATGTCGGGATTAAAAATCAAGATCTTAATTTTGTATATCTCGTACTGATCGCAATGCTTTCTCTATTTATTGGGAGAACATTAATCGATGTACTTAGAAGCTGGATTTTACTTCATCTTAGTACACGTATCAATATATCGCTGATATCGGATTTCTTTATTAAGCTTATGAATCTGCCTATCTCCTATTTTGATGTAAAAATGACGGGAGATCTTTTACAAAGAATTAATGATCACAAACGAATCGAGCAGATACTAACCATGTCTTCTTTAAATGTACTATTCTCGATGGTAAATCTTATCGTGTTTAGTATCGTTCTGATCTATTATAGCGTTCCTATTTTCGGTATTTTTGCAATAGGAAGCACATTTTATTTTGCCTGGATACTTGTTTTCTTCAAAAAACGTAAAAAACTAGACTACAAACGCTTTTCGCAGATTAGTGAAGAGCAAAGTAAGGTTATCGAACTGGTAAACGGTATGCAGGAAATAAAACTGCATAATGCTGAAAAAAGAAAACGATGGAACTGGGAGTTTGTACAGGCAAAACTATTTAGAATATCTATCGAGAATCTGGCTTTGGAGCAATATCAAAACGTTGGATCTTCTTTTATTAATGAATTAAAAAATATCCTGATTACGGTTTTCTCTGCAACACTCGTTATAGATGGTGACATCACATTGGGTATGATGCTGGCGATTACTGCTATTGTAGGGCAGTTAAATGCGCCTATTTCACAATTAATTAATTTCTTAAGAGAATTACAGGATGCGCAAATTTCTTTAGAACGTCTGGGAGAGATTCATAATAAAGAAGATGAAGAACACCCCGGTGATGAAAAAATTAGAGATATCTCGGCAAACTCTGGGTTTGAAATCAAAAATCTAAGTTTTAGATATGTTGGGGCCGATAAACCGGTTTTAGAAGACCTCAACCTTTCTATCCCTGCTAATAAAATCACAGCCGTAGTTGGGGTTAGTGGTAGTGGGAAAACCACTCTTATGAAACTCCTTCTTAAGTTCTATGAACCTGATGAAGGACAGATTTATATTGGTTCTCATGATTTGCATAATGTATCCCAAAAAGCATGGAGAGATCAATTTGGTGTGGTGATGCAAGAAGGGTATATTTTTAATGATACGATTGCTAATAATATTGCGGTAGGAGAAGATTATGTAGATAAGAAAAAATTGGCGCATGCCGTAGATGTTGCTAATATTAAAGAGTTTATCGAATCACTCCCGCTTTCTTACAATACCAAAATAGGAATGGAAGGTGTAGGATTAAGTACCGGGCAAAAACAAAGGTTGTTTATAGCCAGATCGGTATATAAAAATCCTAAATATTTGTTCTTTGATGAAGCTACCTCTGCTCTTGATGCCAATAACGAAAAGGTAATCATGGAAAAACTGGATACCTTCTTTAAAGATAAAACCGTAATGGTAATAGCGCATCGATTGAGTACGGTAAAAAATGCACATCAGATTGTTGTGTTAGACAAAGGTAAAATTGTAGAAGTAGGAAATCATGAATCTCTAATCAAAGAGAAAGGCAACTATTATCACCTGGTTAAAAATCAACTCGAATTAGGGAAATAA
- a CDS encoding HlyD family secretion protein, producing MPDTLDDIQLRSEEVQEILTRVPHWMIRWGNLLILVLVLMLLFLSWMFKYPDVIPAEAIITTRIPPQKEYAKTSGKIESLFVKDNQIVPENTPLAILESSANYKDVFLLKSIVDTIKVNTKSFTFPIDELPVLFLGDIETSYAIFENSYSEYILNKELQPFSNEAIANQTSLSELYRRLESLKAQKRLGKAELEFKRKELQRQKNLFEKGVISAQEYESKELDYLRTKRNYENNDVQLSQINESISNATKTSKGTEINKRKEEINLFKKVLQSFGQLKKSIKDWELQYVLKSDIEGRVSFLNFWTENQTVALGDLVFIIVPSEYSSYLAKIKAPSQNSGKIKVGQTANIRLENFPDNEFGTLKGKVKHISLLPDKDGLYLIDVELPEKLITTYDKEIPFKQEMRGVVEIVTEDLRLIERFFYQFRTLMDK from the coding sequence ATGCCAGACACTTTAGACGACATACAATTACGTAGTGAAGAAGTACAGGAAATCCTAACCCGGGTTCCGCATTGGATGATACGATGGGGAAATCTTTTGATTTTGGTATTAGTGCTTATGCTATTATTTCTTTCCTGGATGTTTAAGTATCCCGATGTAATACCTGCAGAAGCTATTATCACTACTCGAATACCACCGCAAAAAGAATATGCCAAAACCAGTGGTAAAATTGAGTCTCTATTTGTTAAAGACAATCAAATTGTACCCGAAAACACTCCCCTGGCAATATTAGAAAGCAGTGCTAATTATAAAGATGTGTTTTTGCTTAAATCTATTGTAGATACCATTAAAGTAAATACTAAATCATTTACATTTCCTATCGATGAGTTACCGGTCTTGTTTCTGGGAGATATTGAGACCAGCTATGCAATATTTGAAAACAGTTATTCTGAATATATTCTAAATAAAGAATTACAACCTTTTTCTAATGAAGCCATAGCAAATCAAACCTCCTTATCAGAACTCTACAGACGTCTAGAAAGTCTAAAGGCGCAAAAAAGACTGGGTAAAGCCGAACTAGAGTTTAAACGAAAAGAGCTTCAGCGTCAAAAAAACCTATTCGAAAAAGGAGTAATCTCTGCACAAGAGTACGAAAGCAAAGAGCTCGATTACCTGCGAACAAAACGTAATTATGAAAATAACGACGTGCAGCTATCTCAAATTAACGAAAGTATTAGTAATGCTACCAAAACATCAAAAGGTACAGAGATTAACAAGAGAAAAGAAGAAATTAACCTGTTTAAAAAGGTGTTACAATCCTTTGGACAGTTAAAGAAAAGTATTAAAGACTGGGAGTTACAATACGTGCTTAAATCTGATATCGAAGGTCGTGTCTCTTTCCTTAATTTTTGGACAGAAAACCAAACCGTAGCCCTGGGAGATCTTGTTTTTATTATTGTCCCTTCAGAATACTCTTCTTACCTGGCAAAAATCAAAGCTCCTTCTCAAAATTCGGGAAAAATAAAGGTCGGACAAACAGCAAATATTAGATTAGAAAACTTTCCTGATAATGAGTTTGGAACGCTGAAAGGTAAAGTAAAACACATATCCCTGTTACCAGATAAAGATGGGTTATATCTTATTGATGTCGAATTACCCGAAAAACTAATTACTACCTATGACAAAGAAATTCCTTTTAAACAGGAAATGAGAGGTGTTGTAGAAATTGTAACCGAAGATCTTCGACTGATCGAGCGTTTCTTCTATCAGTTTAGAACATTGATGGATAAATAA
- a CDS encoding DUF4494 domain-containing protein, producing MSTTWYECKVKYRKIDESGVQKVTTEPYLVDALSYTEAETRINEEMSAYISEEFKITNIKIANFAEIHPFDNSDRWFKSKVALVSYDEESGKERKSSMYLLVQANDVKEAYDNTISMMKDSVSDYTVPAISESPIMDVFPYFSGEEEQFEKAQPVAVAGSSQEEVPEEVNAVEEEILEEVNPSQEEISEEINSNQEEVDSSQEEISEEVEDI from the coding sequence ATGAGCACAACTTGGTATGAATGTAAAGTAAAGTATAGAAAAATAGATGAATCTGGAGTACAGAAAGTTACAACAGAACCTTATCTGGTAGATGCTTTATCCTATACAGAAGCTGAAACCAGAATTAACGAAGAAATGTCGGCATATATTAGTGAAGAATTTAAAATCACTAATATTAAGATTGCAAATTTTGCAGAGATACATCCTTTTGATAATTCTGATCGATGGTTTAAATCAAAAGTAGCCCTGGTTTCTTATGATGAAGAAAGCGGTAAGGAAAGAAAGTCAAGTATGTACCTGCTGGTACAGGCTAATGATGTAAAAGAAGCCTATGATAATACCATTAGTATGATGAAGGATTCTGTTAGTGATTACACAGTACCTGCAATTTCAGAATCTCCGATTATGGATGTTTTTCCTTATTTCTCAGGCGAGGAAGAGCAATTTGAGAAAGCTCAACCGGTAGCAGTAGCTGGTTCTTCTCAAGAAGAGGTGCCAGAAGAAGTTAATGCTGTTGAGGAAGAAATATTAGAAGAAGTTAACCCTTCTCAAGAGGAAATTTCTGAAGAGATTAATTCTAATCAAGAAGAGGTTGATTCTTCTCAAGAAGAAATATCAGAAGAAGTAGAAGATATATAA
- a CDS encoding DUF885 domain-containing protein gives MTKIKISVLLFSSVLALTGCKQEVKAPEQDAASQAEIIKEQSKKLNDWFEAQFQQEIDKSPMMQTYLGIKTDDYGKWDDISSKQEAEDLEKAKERLAYLKDSVDVSQLNDATALSYKLMKKDLEDEIADFQYRFYDYPVNQMFGMQSRIPAFLINMHKIKDKSDAEAYISRLNGINEMFTQAIENIKIREKNGILPPKFVFARVLDDSRNIIIGQPFDKSNQESTLLADFKSKISTLKLPDEEQSELVSKAEKGLIDSVKPAYDNLITLLEGQQQRATTDDGCWKFPKGAAFYDNALQRTTTTTMTADQIHELGLKEVARIHGEMRDIMKQVKYEGTLQDFFKYMKEDKKFYFANTEEGKAAYLKQAVGLIDTMKSKLDELFMTKPKADIIVKAVEPFREKNAGKAFYQRGTPDGSRPGTYYANLYDMAAMPIYQMEALAYHEGIPGHHMQLSIAQELKDIPKFRKFGGYTAYSEGWGLYTELLPKEIGMYSDPYSDFGRLAMELWRACRLVVDTGIHSKKWSREEGIKYYVDNTPNAESDAVKMVERHIVMPSQATAYKIGMIKILELRENARKTLGDAFDIREFHDVVLTNGAVPLTILEELVGEWVASKSTDETKEEVGS, from the coding sequence ATGACCAAAATAAAAATTAGTGTATTGCTATTTTCTTCTGTTCTAGCATTAACCGGCTGTAAACAAGAAGTAAAAGCCCCAGAACAGGATGCTGCTTCACAAGCAGAGATCATCAAAGAGCAATCAAAAAAACTAAACGATTGGTTCGAAGCACAGTTTCAGCAAGAAATTGATAAATCGCCAATGATGCAAACGTATTTAGGAATTAAAACAGATGATTATGGTAAATGGGATGATATTTCATCTAAACAGGAAGCAGAAGATTTAGAAAAAGCAAAAGAACGTTTAGCTTACTTAAAAGACTCTGTAGATGTATCTCAATTAAATGATGCAACCGCTTTAAGTTATAAATTAATGAAAAAAGATCTCGAAGATGAGATTGCAGATTTTCAATATAGATTCTATGATTACCCTGTAAATCAAATGTTTGGAATGCAATCCAGGATTCCTGCTTTTCTTATCAATATGCATAAGATCAAGGATAAGAGTGATGCAGAAGCTTACATTTCTAGATTAAATGGTATTAATGAAATGTTTACTCAGGCGATAGAAAATATAAAAATCAGAGAAAAGAATGGGATTCTTCCTCCTAAGTTTGTGTTTGCCAGAGTTCTTGATGATAGCCGCAACATTATTATAGGGCAACCCTTTGATAAATCTAATCAGGAAAGTACATTATTGGCCGATTTCAAAAGTAAAATCTCGACACTTAAATTGCCTGATGAAGAACAGAGTGAATTAGTATCTAAAGCAGAAAAAGGGCTTATAGACAGTGTAAAACCAGCGTATGATAATCTTATTACATTATTAGAAGGACAACAACAAAGAGCAACTACAGATGATGGTTGCTGGAAATTTCCTAAAGGAGCTGCATTTTATGATAACGCATTACAACGCACGACCACTACTACGATGACTGCAGATCAGATTCATGAGCTAGGATTAAAAGAGGTGGCTCGTATTCATGGTGAGATGCGGGATATTATGAAGCAAGTTAAATACGAAGGAACATTACAGGATTTTTTCAAGTATATGAAAGAAGATAAAAAGTTCTATTTTGCAAATACCGAAGAAGGAAAAGCAGCATACCTTAAACAAGCAGTTGGACTAATCGATACGATGAAATCCAAACTGGATGAGCTTTTTATGACTAAGCCCAAAGCAGATATCATTGTTAAAGCAGTAGAACCCTTTAGAGAGAAAAACGCAGGAAAAGCCTTCTATCAAAGAGGAACTCCCGATGGCTCAAGACCAGGAACATATTACGCCAATTTATATGATATGGCAGCAATGCCAATATACCAGATGGAAGCTTTGGCATATCATGAAGGTATACCGGGACATCATATGCAATTGTCTATTGCACAAGAATTGAAGGATATCCCAAAATTTAGAAAATTTGGTGGATACACAGCATATTCTGAAGGATGGGGATTATACACCGAACTATTACCAAAAGAAATAGGAATGTATAGTGATCCGTATTCAGATTTTGGTAGACTAGCAATGGAGCTTTGGAGAGCTTGCCGATTAGTTGTAGATACTGGGATTCATAGCAAAAAATGGAGTAGAGAAGAAGGGATTAAATATTATGTTGATAATACCCCTAATGCAGAAAGTGATGCCGTAAAAATGGTAGAACGCCATATTGTTATGCCAAGTCAGGCTACAGCCTATAAGATAGGAATGATTAAGATTCTTGAGCTACGCGAAAATGCAAGGAAAACTCTTGGAGATGCATTTGATATTAGAGAGTTTCATGATGTAGTATTAACCAATGGAGCTGTACCCCTTACGATATTAGAAGAATTAGTAGGAGAATGGGTAGCGAGTAAAAGTACAGATGAGACTAAAGAAGAAGTAGGTTCTTAA
- a CDS encoding CocE/NonD family hydrolase codes for MRSVRFILLRSIVLLYTSVMFSQEADSYNVKEHYTKQEVDIVMRDGVKLHTTIYTPKDTSKKYPILMHRTPYSSRPYGKDEFRSKIGPNEFLMKEGNIVVYQDVRGRWMSEGVYDNMRAYIPDKKGKQFDEASDTYDTIDWLVKNVSNTNKKVGIWGISYPGFYATYSLLDAHPALKAVSPQACIGDFFFDDFHHNGAYLLSYWRATAVFGYEKTKPTTESWYTFPDLKSKDQYQFFLDAGPLSTLDQYYKEDNVFWTQLKEHPNYDEFWQKRGIIQHLKNQTIKPAVMTVGGLFDAEDLYGPFETYENIEKKSDNYNIMVFGPWSHGDWARTKKRQAIGNVYFGDDLSLNFQKNVETTFFNHFLKGDADGKTGLPEIQIFDTGKKEWSSYESWPPANVEKKTFYLSANDELSGKSGVGASEFISDPKKPVPYSEDVKMVFTPRKYMTDDQRFAARRPDVLVFETPVLTEDMTLSGEVLAKLKVATTGTDADWVVKLIDVYPNDAKDTEETQKYLKMANYHMMVRSEVMRGRFRNDFSKPEPFVANQKTDVNIKLQDIHHTFKKGHKIQVQVQSTWFPLIDLNPQTYVPNIFKAAASDYTRQTHKVYHDSAIEVMILK; via the coding sequence ATGCGATCAGTCAGATTTATTCTTTTAAGAAGCATAGTACTTCTTTACACAAGTGTTATGTTCTCTCAGGAAGCAGATTCCTATAATGTAAAAGAACACTACACAAAACAAGAAGTTGATATTGTGATGAGAGATGGTGTTAAACTTCACACTACCATTTACACACCAAAGGATACCTCAAAAAAATATCCAATTTTAATGCATCGAACTCCGTATAGTTCAAGGCCATATGGTAAAGATGAATTTAGATCTAAAATAGGTCCAAATGAATTTTTAATGAAAGAAGGCAATATTGTTGTTTATCAAGATGTGCGCGGACGTTGGATGAGTGAAGGAGTTTATGATAATATGAGAGCCTATATTCCTGATAAAAAAGGAAAACAATTTGATGAAGCCAGTGATACCTATGATACCATAGACTGGTTGGTGAAGAATGTATCGAATACCAATAAAAAAGTTGGAATATGGGGGATCTCATATCCAGGTTTCTATGCAACATATTCTTTATTAGATGCACATCCGGCTTTAAAAGCAGTATCGCCACAAGCATGTATTGGTGATTTCTTTTTTGATGATTTTCATCATAATGGAGCATATTTGTTAAGCTATTGGAGAGCTACGGCAGTTTTTGGATATGAAAAAACTAAACCTACCACAGAGAGCTGGTATACTTTTCCTGACTTGAAAAGTAAAGATCAATATCAATTCTTTCTGGATGCAGGACCTTTAAGCACTTTAGACCAGTATTATAAAGAAGACAATGTATTTTGGACACAATTAAAAGAGCACCCGAATTATGATGAATTCTGGCAAAAAAGAGGAATCATTCAACATTTAAAAAACCAAACAATCAAGCCAGCGGTTATGACTGTAGGAGGTTTGTTCGATGCCGAAGACTTATATGGTCCTTTTGAGACTTATGAAAATATCGAAAAGAAAAGTGATAATTATAATATCATGGTTTTTGGACCATGGAGTCATGGGGATTGGGCAAGAACCAAAAAGCGCCAAGCCATTGGTAATGTCTATTTTGGAGATGACCTTTCTTTAAATTTTCAAAAAAATGTAGAAACCACCTTTTTTAATCACTTCCTAAAAGGAGATGCAGATGGAAAAACCGGGTTACCAGAAATTCAAATTTTTGATACCGGAAAAAAGGAATGGAGTTCTTATGAAAGCTGGCCACCTGCAAATGTAGAGAAAAAGACATTTTACCTTTCTGCCAATGATGAGTTGTCTGGTAAAAGCGGAGTGGGGGCTTCAGAATTTATAAGTGACCCCAAAAAACCAGTTCCTTATTCCGAAGATGTTAAAATGGTATTTACACCAAGAAAATATATGACAGATGATCAACGGTTTGCAGCACGTCGTCCTGATGTTTTAGTTTTTGAAACCCCTGTTCTTACCGAGGACATGACATTATCGGGAGAAGTATTAGCAAAACTAAAAGTAGCTACAACGGGTACAGATGCAGACTGGGTAGTAAAATTGATAGATGTGTATCCTAATGATGCCAAAGATACAGAAGAAACACAGAAATATTTAAAAATGGCCAATTACCATATGATGGTTCGTAGTGAAGTGATGAGAGGACGTTTTAGAAATGATTTTAGTAAACCCGAACCTTTTGTTGCTAATCAAAAAACAGATGTAAATATTAAACTACAGGATATACACCATACGTTTAAAAAAGGACATAAAATACAGGTTCAGGTGCAGAGTACGTGGTTTCCTTTAATCGATTTAAACCCGCAGACTTATGTTCCTAATATCTTTAAGGCTGCGGCTTCTGATTATACCAGGCAAACGCACAAAGTATATCATGATTCTGCTATAGAAGTTATGATTTTAAAATAA
- a CDS encoding protein-disulfide reductase DsbD family protein yields the protein MRYLLLLLTTILFSTTLFSQTLDPIKWKATIEKETDDTYILYFEATLDEGWHLYSQNEADSDEIAPTPTEFTYNNTPESYALIGETTEPKGIEKFDNIFEMDVKYFEDKVTFSQKIKRIDKTLQQVKAEVFFSVCDDEKCLAPEVVEFDINLSGEAIENKGDLSSITAKDQKKSEALHIDIKGKDVFPSEQVEEKSYFNIFLLGFLGGLIALLTPCVFPMIPLTVSFFTKGAKDRKKGLFNAVLYGFFIFIIYILLSLPFHLLDSLDPEILNNISTNVTLNIVFFVIFIVFAISFFGYFEITLPASWSTKLDSKATSIGGVIGIFFMALTLALVSFSCTGPILGSLLGGSLSSDGGAMQLSFGMGGFGLALALPFALFALFPNWLNSLPKSGGWLNTVKVVLGFIELALAFKFLSNADLVEHWGILKREIFIGIWIVIGLGMVLYLFGKIRFPHDSPIQKLSKGRKTLGIITLAFVIYLVPGLTNTAYANLKLLSGFPPPLFYSIYEKEAHGPLGLNAYTDFEAGVQAAKAQNKPIMLDFTGWACVNCRKMEEQVWSHPEIIDILKNKYVLISLYVDDREKLSEDDQFKFLKPDGRIKAIRTVGDKWATFQTLNFKNNSQPYYALLDADMNLLNKTTAYTPDTNEYLKWLQKGLKNFRK from the coding sequence ATGCGATATCTCTTATTATTACTTACCACTATTTTATTTTCTACAACGCTTTTTTCACAAACACTGGATCCTATTAAGTGGAAAGCTACTATAGAGAAGGAAACTGATGATACTTATATCTTATATTTTGAGGCGACTCTTGATGAAGGGTGGCATTTATATTCTCAAAATGAAGCCGATAGTGATGAGATAGCTCCAACACCAACAGAATTTACTTATAATAATACTCCAGAGAGTTATGCACTTATAGGAGAAACGACAGAACCTAAAGGTATCGAGAAGTTTGATAATATCTTCGAGATGGATGTGAAATATTTTGAAGATAAAGTGACTTTTTCTCAAAAAATCAAGCGTATAGACAAGACGTTGCAACAGGTTAAGGCAGAAGTATTCTTTTCGGTTTGTGATGATGAGAAATGTTTGGCTCCAGAAGTTGTAGAATTTGACATCAATCTTTCTGGAGAAGCAATCGAAAATAAAGGAGATCTGTCTAGTATTACAGCAAAGGATCAAAAAAAGTCTGAAGCATTACATATTGATATAAAAGGTAAAGATGTTTTTCCTTCAGAGCAAGTAGAGGAGAAAAGTTATTTTAATATTTTCCTTTTAGGGTTTTTGGGAGGATTAATTGCTTTATTGACACCTTGTGTATTTCCTATGATACCTCTTACAGTTTCTTTTTTTACTAAAGGAGCCAAGGATCGTAAAAAAGGATTATTCAATGCTGTTTTGTACGGGTTTTTTATATTTATTATTTATATTTTATTAAGTCTTCCTTTTCATTTGTTAGACTCATTAGATCCAGAGATATTAAATAATATTTCGACAAATGTTACGCTTAATATTGTCTTCTTTGTCATTTTTATTGTATTTGCAATATCCTTTTTTGGTTATTTCGAAATTACCTTACCAGCTTCCTGGAGTACCAAGCTTGATAGTAAAGCTACAAGTATTGGGGGAGTGATAGGTATATTCTTTATGGCATTAACACTAGCTCTGGTATCCTTCTCGTGTACAGGACCCATCTTGGGATCATTATTAGGAGGTTCTCTAAGTAGTGATGGGGGAGCGATGCAATTAAGTTTTGGTATGGGAGGTTTTGGATTAGCCTTAGCGTTACCATTTGCGCTATTTGCGTTATTTCCTAATTGGTTAAATTCTTTACCAAAAAGTGGTGGATGGTTAAATACTGTAAAAGTAGTCCTGGGTTTTATCGAACTGGCATTAGCATTTAAATTCCTTTCAAATGCAGATCTTGTGGAGCATTGGGGAATTTTAAAAAGAGAAATATTTATAGGTATCTGGATAGTAATCGGCTTGGGTATGGTCTTATACCTTTTCGGAAAAATACGCTTTCCGCATGATAGCCCAATACAAAAATTAAGTAAAGGAAGAAAAACGCTGGGTATTATTACCTTGGCATTTGTTATTTATTTGGTTCCTGGGCTTACGAATACCGCCTATGCGAATCTAAAATTACTAAGCGGTTTTCCTCCACCATTATTTTATAGTATTTATGAAAAAGAAGCTCATGGACCTTTAGGACTTAATGCCTATACCGATTTTGAAGCAGGAGTACAAGCTGCCAAAGCCCAAAACAAACCTATTATGCTTGATTTTACAGGCTGGGCTTGTGTGAATTGCCGTAAAATGGAAGAACAAGTATGGAGTCATCCAGAAATTATCGATATCCTTAAGAATAAGTACGTTTTAATTTCTTTGTATGTTGATGATCGAGAGAAGTTATCAGAAGATGATCAGTTTAAGTTCTTAAAACCCGATGGAAGAATTAAAGCCATTAGAACAGTAGGAGATAAGTGGGCAACATTTCAGACTTTAAACTTCAAAAATAACTCACAACCTTATTATGCATTATTAGATGCAGATATGAATTTACTTAACAAAACTACTGCTTATACCCCAGATACAAATGAATATCTTAAATGGTTACAGAAAGGCCTGAAGAATTTTAGAAAATAA